The genomic DNA AATACTAATACACAGTCATTTGCTCAAATTTTAGACTGTGAAAGGCTTACTCTGTATCAGagttcatattatttattgaagtAGATGTACAAATgtagaataaatttatcgaattattattattattattattgttgttattattattattattattattattattattattagtattagtatttgTGGCATATTTGTCGatgtcaaagaaaagaaaaaaaacaataataatattacataatcaTGTTGTATTATTCGTTCATACTTATTATCTGTGAAATACAATgctgtatatatgatatatgatctaaaatgatattatataaattaaggCATTTTTGTACATAAATCAGTTGTATCATAATACAATCATTATTCCaagagtataattataattaaatgatacaatcattattatcattattctaatattatcGCCTATACGTGGtcactttacttttttaaaatataaaatttgactATCTACTGAGAAATTCGTCAATgatattacgatataacaaatttatttataaaattaatgcaTCTATCTGCAAAGTTAATCAATAATCAATGTGTCTACAAgaagttttaattaatgacTCGATTAATGTTTCTAGTTTTAATAGTTGATGTAATTAATGAGAGCACACATTCGAAGATTACCgagattttatattgaaattggaattattgtatatataaaaaattctttagtGACAATCATAGATATTAGTTTTACCTGCTAGAGTATCAAAATCttatatctaaaattaatactacgcttttatataaaatacttttaaataatcacaaataattaaaacattgaTGCAAGTGTCtcgcgaagaaaataatgatagtCAAATGAtacgttaaaaatattgtcaaattgctaaattttttatcgatacgatATTAAAAGTAGTCGAATAACTACGATTCGTCAATTATTATGAattcttaattttaaaaaatgcgctaaataacttaataatatattatattataaacatattgCGAAATAATGgcaatcatattttatataacgatatacaagaatttttctccttggaaggacgaaaaaaattgCTATAGATAAATACTTTTTCCTATCATCAAATgctaattaatattgataagtACATTGGactatatagacatatatacaataaataacaaGATACAGCATTGTACAACTAAATAAACCTTAATTGCACAAGTAAAAATGTTCAATTGATATTTTGACTGGACATTATTAATGACAGTCACATATTTGAAGATTCTTTAAAGAGTCTAAcgtattgtaaaaaaagattcttacactacatatttacaatatactATGTATACAATGTTCGTACGATAtagttacgtatatataatgtatgcacatacgtttctttttttgtatgtaGCGTATGTCCAtgcatagatatacatatatgtgacTAAAAATCGCAAGAAAATGGAAGATTTATCCATCCAGTTCAGCAAGATAAGATGAAAACTCAAAATGAAAcggtaatttaaaaattgaacaaatataaaaagatctctcgaagtcatatttttatactctAAGAATTTCTGCTGCTTTGTTGTAACAAATTGCAATCCAATCGGGTTGCGTAGCGCCCCATTGAATTTGATTTACTTCTCCTTCCGCTGCTGTGTACGCAAGAATCGGATCTTCTATAGCTCTTGGCATTTGTTGTATATCCCAAATTAATGCTTGATGATCATCCGCCGCAGTACAGATATGACAAGAAGAATGTGGTGCCCAAGCAATACCATTAACGCTTGCTCTgcaaattgaaaattgaacAATATATGCAATGTATAACTCGTATATACATTCAGCAAAATATATAGTAAACACCTGTGATTATTCAATCTTGCGACCGGCGTGCATGGAACACGAACATCTAAGATTATAACTTCGCATGCATCCATAGCAATAGTAGCAAGATAATTAGGATCTTGCTTATTCCACGCGAGTCTGAGTAACGGCGTATGCTGTGGATCTTCGTAAATAATAGTCGAGTGTTCCAAGTGTCTCAAGTCAAACATTCTTACAGATCCATCTGCACCAACCGAAGCAAACATATCGCGTCCTCCACCGGCACGACTGAATGCTATGTCATATACTTCTTTATCGTGAGCTATTAATTGTGTTTTTACGTGTCCAGTAACAACGTTTACTCTGCCTAAAACTTGTCCCGTTTCTAATCCCCAAATAGTGCAAGTTGTATCTATGCTCGAAGTACCAATTAAATTTGGATCAACTTCGTTCCAATCGAACGAAGTCAATGGAGCACAAAAGTCtgagtttttattattatttaaaacacaTTCCAAACGAGTTTCTGGTTCTACGGCTCTCCATACTCTCAAATAATCTCCAGAGGTTGCTAACAGATCAGGAAAtaatcctaaaaaaaaaaattatgtatataacgaGTTGATAATACAAACATATTACATCAATGAAATTACCTTTACTATCCGGTATCCACATAATCTTTGTTGTTGGGTAAGGATGATCGAAAGTACTTTTAGCAATAAATTCAGAAGTCTCTTCATCCAGTGATACAATTTGTACCTTGTTATTATACTCCTCTACGAAACTACCAAGAGCCAAACGGAAACGTTTGTCCGGTCTAACGGACCAGTTCATACTGTATAAAGACCACGGAgcttcatatttataaatctcttttctctttggagGTACACTATGCAGAGCCATTGTATCAATAACAATATTTCAGAAATTTTTCAGACACTTTCTGAAAAGGATATATCCCaaattcttaatatttactgcataatattctaatataatcACAAATTggttaatttatgaaaaacatTATGGTTAGATATGCATGTCACGtaagataaaatttgtaaGTGACAGTAAATAAttgtagattttatttattcgtgatCAACAATTATCTAACTGACACCATACACAAACGTATAAACAAATGAACCAACGCTCTCAAATATGTGGAAACGTTACCAAAGGAATTACGTTATATAGAAGAGTAATCGAAAATTTCTCACAAGAACAGAATTCTGTTTAAACCTCGCCAACGATAGTTCCGCTAGTATCGTCTCGAATTGAGCTTTCTGACTGGTTGCATTTGATACTTAAGGCTGTGTTCATTTACTGCTTTTATATAGTTTACATCAACAATGAGTACAAGCATAatgtttcgatcgattttgatgAATAAAGTTTAAGCGAGGACACAgctattttgaatttttggaaaatctttattttctttgaaaaagaaagaaaatcgaagctGCCTTTTTCTAAACGCGACAATcttaaaattaatacttttcgtaatttttaatttatttaaacaacgTAATAGTACGCCTAgttaaataaactaatatttaaacaagaattaattcgattaaacatTACACGGCTCGAGATAcgtgttaaaaataatgtaatttaaaattattttctcttagaCTTAAATTTTGAATTGGCCGGCTTTGGTTACGTGTAacgtcataaaaataattctgtaATTGACTATGACAGTTATCGGATCAGTCCTCCATTTTACTTCGACAAGTGAACATCGAagctatttctttctaaacgtgacgatttaaaaattaatacttttcgtaattttggatttatttaaacgatataaaagtaCGCGTAgttaaataaactaatatttaaacaggAATTCATTCGATTAAACATTACACGGCTCGAAATAGGTGTTAAATATAaggtaatttaaaattattttctcttagaCTTGAATTTTAAATTGGCGCTTCTCGGTGACGCGTGACGTCAACAAAATCAAACGTTACGTCGACTTTGACAATTTCTGTATCAGTCTTAATTTGTACTCCGACGAGTGAACGTcgaagctctctctttcttaaacGTAACCATCTTAAAATGAATacttcgtaattttttatttatttaaacaatgtaATAGTACGCGTTgttaaataaactaatattgaaataataatttattcgattaaatattacacgACTCGGAATACGTGTTAAACgtaatacaatatttacttattttcttttaaacttaAATTTTGTATTGGTGTTCCACAGCGACGCGTAACGTCAACAAATCAAACCTTTAATCgactttaacaatttttgtaTCAGTCTTGATCTGTATTTCGACGAGTGAACATCGGAGCTCGCTTGGGATCCATTCTCCAcaagtaataatgaaaaattaatgtaagtatatcatacatttttttatatcacacacttttttcaatattccaTACAActtattctattctatatttatttctatacaattatttttattttagtataCTTAAATTTTGTATTGGTGCTCAGCGTGACGACTTGTATTCCGGCGAATGTAAACATCGAAAttctaagaaatatatttcttacgtGTATTCAACGAAGACTTAAAGtaaatacatttctttatCACGTACTtgtagaataatttatataactttttattataactgtgatataaattattttgtttatatttttctgtttcagaagTTTATTGCAATCGTACGCGTagcaataaaataatcgagtgTTTccattgttaaaataaaaatatcgcgaagtagaagcagtgttcgttcgttctcgcgtttcgcgatttaaacgATAAGTGTTAAGCATGGACTGCGTGCAATGTAGtcgttagagtcagtgtttgttcgcaaagtttttttttttttttttttcttttactttttacttttttatcaatcgtatactgttttataaaaaatagaatttcgtgaaataaattcagtgaccgttcgttaataaataaatatcgcgaattagagtcagtgctTCTCAACCAATTTCGATGTCCTATCTCATTTTCAACCAACTACGAATCATCCATCCTCAATTTCGACTTAAATCGTGATccagtgttttggagccatcgtagaacttcttaagtagtaagtgAATTTTTAAGTTCATTCAATTATTCAATCATGTCGAGGACGAAAAGTCCGAATCGACACGAGTGATtggttataattaataaatagaaaatcatCGGGTGACCACgagtaaatgtttttttttttttactcgtgaGATTTACTCGTGAAtggtttcttattttttgatatatttttgatatatttattaggatAGAATGTTCTTGTTCAAGcgcgttaattattattatttgaaatattgaatattttaatgcgttttgttttgaatatttttttctcgcggaagtagtaaaaaatagatattaatgagtttttttataaaaagtgaGCAAGAGGACATTCGCGattatacaatttcttttctaataattagaataatcgCTTGTAAGAAAAAGCGTAGAAAGATTTTCCATTACgtttataaacgaaataaagaattttattgataaaagaaaagtctcgaTAAAGTTATTGCTTTTGATTGAAAAAAGTCGAGTAGAGTCattgataaaaaacaaagagactCGTAGAATCATAACCCCTAGAATTcagaataaattaatcaatttttagctCAGAATTTTcagcaattttttttgtacttcttcgattttttctttcagaattGCTTTAGATTTTTGTTGgatttgttaattttctttcacgttttagattttttgtttttagttttttaGCGATAGTTATCGAATGTTTTATAACGTGGTTAGGATAAGCAAAATCAAAGAAGAGTCTATATGTCGAAAAGGCCTTTACAATTGTGATTCAAGAGGGCAATTGAttcatgtatttttattattacattattaagtttatataatccatataataattgcaataatTCCAGATGAATTATTTTAGTTTCGAACGCGATTTTAGTACTCTGATTTTTTTCAAGCGAGATTTCGAGATGTTCAGCGTAGagtagatttttaaaataatttcttagagAAACGCacggaaaattttttatcgcacTTGCTCATCATTATAGTAACATATTtcccatttatatatatagattgttAGCATGCAGGAGTGGACTATATCTTATACAATAAGCGCATAGCGAGGACAGTGTTTCTCTATTGCGCTtttagttcatattttgtccacACCTGTCGCTGAAGTCACATACGCTACGAACGAAAGATGGCGGATAACCTTAAAGTGAAAACattctataaagaaaatattctatggTTGTATATTGGAGTGGGAGTAGTAGTGTGTCAATTCTAGATGCCGTGATGGATGAAGTTACGACAAATGGTAGGTTTTACttcaaaaaaaattcgttgaaaCGTTTTGTTAACCAAAGCGAAATAGAATAGTTGAGCTATGTGAAATGAAAGTGAAGgtgcgatataaaaatatatagtacgGAGCAAGTTAATCAACAATTGTATCTCTATGCTCGATGATCTGTATGTCGCGTGGGCGTCCTGTCCTTCTGTGCTTTCCTGGCCCACGCTTTAgtatttatagttttatttatgcGTTGTCCTGTAATATTGTATTGTATCAACGCTTTTCTTTGAATCCAATCGTTCAGATCTACACTGTAACGACTGTTTCATTACATTGAGTCTTCGTATTAGTAGATACGAAGTAGATACGAACTGTCATCTGGTTAATTACTTATCGCTCGtaatttaatgttaaatatGAGTCATGTAACGACTCATattcaatttcaaatatactttctcgtacaaatttttttacaatctttttttttctcaaagaaagTTGATTAATCGAAAGTTATATTaatgaacaatttttctatacgGTTctatacatctttttttctttctttttttatatatatatatatatatatatatatatattgtaagcACAAAGTTACATAAATATGGCATAACGAGTTTTGTTATCGgctaaaagatatataattagcgtataaattattttaaatggcATTGCAGTTggtaatttcttttccatacTATTTAGATCCAGGAGGAGGTGACAGTGGTGGAACATTAATATGTGCTGGTTGCCTTAATGCGATTGACGAAGATGAGTTTATACAGGCGTTGAGTCAAGAATGGCATATAGATTGTTTTCGGTGAGTTCATTTTGTTGCGTTCGTATTATAAACTCTTAttgatgttttatttttggCAGATGTTCCGTATGCGATATTGGTCTTTCCTCTTGGTATTTTGAGAAAGATGGCTTACTTTTCTGTAAAGATGATTATCTGGCTGCTTATGGAGAAGCCTGTCAAGGTTGTGGCCAAATCATTACTGGACCGGTTATGCTGGCTGGTGATCACAAATTTCATCCAGAATGTTTTGCCTGTAATTCTTGTGGAGCTTTTATTGGAGATGGAGAAAGTTACGCGCTTGTGGAAAGATCTAAACTTTACTGCGGAGTTTGCTACAAAAGGCAAATGCAACCGCTTAGCAGAACAGCTAATCATCCATTTGTTAGGAAACCACATAGCATTAGATTGGTGGAAATACCTCCAAGTACAACCAATCCTGATaagcaaagagaaattaaactTACGTTAGATACAGCTCCTAATCCTCGCAGTTGTGGTGCATTACTTCGTATCTCTGCGTAAGTATACAAgcgattatttcaaaattctaGTATCagtcattttttatcttctatgtCATTATCTTAAGATGAGCCTGTAATGCTTCATCTATGacttatatcaattatttttgttaaaatatcttatttgcTATATtacttgatttttatatattaaatatttttatattatatgtaagtgtattttatacatatatttattttcattcgttatcatcaaatgtttttaatgttttatatgcCATACTCTCTTTGAATTATgctcataaatttataaatgttgttgtttatctatattatgatatttgcaaaatactattaaataaaaaacatttttgttaTCAGCATGAAACCCATTGTACATAAGTTATTACACTAAATCGATCAGtcaatatatttcgtatattttgggaaaaaataattgtaaataagtaaaattaaatatcacatcatatttaatttgacatagttatatataaaacttgctgcttttttgtaataattaaccATGCATGACAATTCTATGGTTATTTAAGGACTTATAAAGATATGCAGCCCTTAATAACTTTCAACAAAAATGCAGGTTAATGAGAAATGTTCGTGGAAAGATCAGTAAGCTGCTGGCCTCTGTGATGGAGGTTCTGTTTAGGCTATGCTGCCACTTCTCTAATCATAGGTACAgcataacaaataataatatgcacTACGTATAGTAAATTGATTACGCATTTTAGATGCATGATTAGATATAAATTGTAAAGTTCCaatcaaagatattttattgtttatctATTGAGATTGTCACTGTGGTAAAGTTTGTAATGTAAGACAAGCATGCACCAAAtgtgaattaaaattaatttatataattacagtTTTTATGCTCGAAGTCTATACTATATTAGTTGTGTATTTTATATGTGTGGCTGATATACATgtacttaataattttatgcacatgtatataaaaatttgctgcagttacatattaataattgttaaggTATTTTGAGATTATATATAACGGTGAATAATCTTGCCTTTTTGAAaggttattaaaaaaaaaaaaaaaaaaaaaaaacttttttttgttaaggCATACAATAATTAGTTTAAAGAATATCTTATGTCTTATTATGGGTTGTTAATGCTtgctttaatatatttatatctcatactgtatatataatgtttcttccaaatatgtaattacaactaattttactaatattaatggcataacaataatcattagaaacttttctctatcttactGCTTTATGCAAGGAGtgttagaaaatgaaaagttattaaaaatattactaaataCGACGAACAActattttcaatgttttattctctctctaaaTGTTCATTTAGCAATGTACTTGGTACTGTAGTGTTCTTATAAAACAATTGAATGCTCATAAGAATATTGCATGTACTTACTACCGCGTgtatcttaataataataaatcacaaatatgtaataactaaaataaattgttgCAGATTAAATATGTCCAGTGATCTCATGTCTTTACATATTGGAGATCGAATATTGGAAGTAAATGGTACACCTGTAAAAGATCAGCCAGTAGAAAGTATAGAAAATCTCATACAGTATTCTGACACAGTTTTACAGGTATTATATTCCTATAAGAtctgaaaaaaacaaaaaaaaaaaaaaaaaactaaacaaTCTTAACGTTGCTGCATTGTCACATTCAATGTCACAGTTGACCATCGAACACGATCCTGATGCAATGTCACGTCGTTTAACGTTTCCTACACCACCGCCAGCATTACTGACAACCGCAAGTCCAAGAACGAGTccagaaaataaagaaaggctTTTTAAACGTCGTGACGAGGGTTATATCAGTGGAACACGAAGTAGACAATTGAGAAGAACGAGAGATCCTATGCACAAAGAACGTAGCAGTTCGATGTCACGTTTATTAGACGGGTAAACATTTGGATAAAATTTCTGTACTTGCCATCaacgaatgaaattcattCAGACGGTGTTTTAACGAAAATTACAGAACAACTCCAACGAATCCAACGTGCGACTTAAGTCGAACCAGATCTTTCCGTGTAGAGCcaaaaaatcaaagaatattTCGAGCGAGCGATTTGGTGAAAGGTGAACTTTTGGGAAAGGGATTCTTTGGTCAAGTTTTCAAGGTCACTCATAGAGACACGAACGAAGTTATGGTGCTGAAAGAATTGTACAGGGTAGACGAAGATGctcaaaagaattttttaaaagaagtaattgttttcttaaacaatatataattaattaataatatatgaagggtgaaaattatataataataaaaatataatctttctttaaattttaagGTCGCCGTATTACGTTCGTTACATCACAACAATGTTCTACGTTTCATCGGTGTTCTTTACAAGgacaaaaaattacatttagtTACCGAGTACATATCGGGTGGTACATTGAGAGCTCTTCTTCACGATACCAACGAACCATTGCCATGGGAGCAACGAACGTCTTTTGCAAAAGATATTGCTGCTGGTATGGCATATTTACATTCCATGAATATAATACATCGTGACTTAAATTCTCACAATTGTTTGGTACGGGAAGACAAGACCGTCGTTGTGGCAGATTTTGGCTTAGCCAGGATCATACAAAACGGGAATTCCCCGGATAATCGTAAATACAATAGACATTCCGATGGAGAAGCAAAGACGTCGAAGAAAGAACgtaaaaagagatatacaGTCGTTGGAAATCCATATTGGATGGCACCTGAAATGATGAAGGGTAACAAGTACGAC from Vespula pensylvanica isolate Volc-1 chromosome 13, ASM1446617v1, whole genome shotgun sequence includes the following:
- the LOC122633738 gene encoding DDB1- and CUL4-associated factor 7, yielding MALHSVPPKRKEIYKYEAPWSLYSMNWSVRPDKRFRLALGSFVEEYNNKVQIVSLDEETSEFIAKSTFDHPYPTTKIMWIPDSKGLFPDLLATSGDYLRVWRAVEPETRLECVLNNNKNSDFCAPLTSFDWNEVDPNLIGTSSIDTTCTIWGLETGQVLGRVNVVTGHVKTQLIAHDKEVYDIAFSRAGGGRDMFASVGADGSVRMFDLRHLEHSTIIYEDPQHTPLLRLAWNKQDPNYLATIAMDACEVIILDVRVPCTPVARLNNHRASVNGIAWAPHSSCHICTAADDHQALIWDIQQMPRAIEDPILAYTAAEGEVNQIQWGATQPDWIAICYNKAAEILRV